From Aliarcobacter butzleri, the proteins below share one genomic window:
- the dapE gene encoding succinyl-diaminopimelate desuccinylase, giving the protein MSVIELFQKLLKFKSITPNDDGAFDFIQEYLGNEWNCIKVDMEGVKNRFYYKKFNDTKQHLCFAGHIDVVPVGNGWEVDPFAAEVIDGVITARGAQDMKSGDAAFLYACKNAKNFDGTLSILMTSDEEGEGTYGTIKMLEHLKQINMIPNYAVVAEPTCEEVFGDAIKVGRRGSINGYITIKGKQGHAAYPEKCINPVHNFAHILPKIAGINLDNGDEYFAPSKLVITDIRAGMEVTNVTPNELKIMFNVRNSTNTTKEDVENFINQNLKGLDYDFRITQGSFPFVTNKTSKVVIAMENSIYDILKIKTKHSTAGGTSDARYFGAFGIEAIEFGVINDTIHSINEKTTVKEVEGLTEVFENLIKNF; this is encoded by the coding sequence ATGAGCGTTATAGAACTATTTCAAAAATTATTAAAATTTAAATCAATAACTCCAAATGATGATGGTGCGTTTGATTTTATACAAGAATATTTAGGAAATGAATGGAATTGTATAAAAGTTGATATGGAAGGTGTAAAAAATAGATTTTATTATAAAAAATTTAACGATACAAAACAACATCTATGTTTTGCGGGTCATATAGATGTTGTTCCTGTTGGCAATGGTTGGGAAGTTGATCCTTTTGCCGCTGAAGTTATAGATGGAGTAATAACTGCACGAGGTGCTCAAGATATGAAAAGTGGAGATGCTGCTTTTTTATACGCTTGTAAAAATGCAAAAAACTTTGATGGAACATTGAGTATTTTGATGACTTCTGATGAAGAAGGTGAGGGAACTTACGGAACTATTAAAATGCTTGAACATTTAAAACAGATAAATATGATTCCAAATTATGCAGTTGTAGCAGAACCAACTTGTGAAGAAGTTTTTGGAGATGCCATAAAAGTTGGTCGAAGAGGAAGTATAAATGGATATATTACAATAAAAGGAAAACAAGGTCACGCTGCGTATCCAGAAAAGTGTATAAATCCTGTACATAATTTTGCACATATTTTACCCAAAATTGCAGGTATAAATCTTGACAATGGTGATGAATATTTTGCACCTTCAAAACTTGTAATAACTGATATTAGAGCAGGAATGGAAGTTACAAACGTAACACCAAATGAATTAAAAATTATGTTTAATGTAAGAAACTCGACAAATACAACAAAAGAAGATGTCGAGAATTTTATAAATCAAAATTTAAAAGGTTTAGATTATGATTTTAGAATAACACAAGGTTCTTTTCCTTTTGTTACAAATAAAACTTCAAAAGTAGTAATTGCTATGGAAAATTCTATTTATGACATTTTGAAAATCAAAACAAAACACTCAACAGCTGGTGGTACAAGTGATGCTAGATATTTTGGTGCTTTTGGTATTGAAGCAATAGAATTTGGTGTAATTAATGATACAATACATAGTATAAATGAAAAAACAACAGTCAAAGAAGTTGAAGGATTGACTGAGGTTTTTGAAAATTTGATTAAAAACTTCTAA
- a CDS encoding CDP-alcohol phosphatidyltransferase family protein gives MGFLFNKYSHFNLANIVTFFNIASGIFAIYFLTHHQFLAAALFAWLAGGFDIFDGKIARKYNLSTQFGIQLDSYADFLSFVIVPAMFIYFAVVDTKEEFLFMPLVIFAFIYYIISGLRRLIQFNINADEGKVEKFFTGVPTPLGAILLWLVYLVYLTDTISETFVLFMMIIIAYLLNSKVKIPHL, from the coding sequence ATGGGTTTTTTATTTAATAAATATAGTCACTTTAATTTGGCAAATATCGTAACATTTTTTAATATAGCTTCAGGTATTTTTGCTATTTATTTTCTAACTCATCATCAATTTTTAGCAGCAGCTCTTTTTGCTTGGTTAGCAGGTGGTTTTGATATATTTGATGGAAAAATAGCAAGAAAGTATAATCTTTCTACACAATTTGGTATTCAGCTTGATTCTTATGCTGATTTTTTATCTTTTGTTATTGTTCCTGCAATGTTTATCTATTTTGCAGTTGTTGATACAAAAGAAGAGTTTTTATTTATGCCTTTAGTTATTTTTGCTTTTATTTACTATATTATTTCTGGACTTAGAAGATTAATTCAATTTAATATTAATGCTGATGAAGGAAAAGTTGAAAAATTCTTTACAGGAGTTCCAACACCTCTTGGAGCGATACTTCTTTGGCTTGTTTATTTAGTATATTTAACAGATACTATTTCTGAAACTTTTGTACTTTTTATGATGATAATCATCGCTTATTTATTAAACTCAAAAGTAAAAATCCCACATTTATAA
- a CDS encoding ammonium transporter, which yields MKKWVLLTSLMSSLAFAEEVTEPAVLNTGNTAWMMMSTALVFLMTPIGLALFYSGMTRVKNVLNTYLMVFGAFTISFIAWIIAGFSIGFGTVEGSLNEFIGGFSHIMLSGISWSDLSAETGQTYPKFVFIVFQGTFAAITIAIAAGSVIERMKFSTWMIFAFIWTIVVYAPIVHMVWGGGYLFNEGALDFAGGTVVHMNGGLAGLVLAILLGKRNDYPKTAMKPASIILTAVGAGLLWFGWYGFNGGSAFGANEIAGLAYLTTTIATSIAAITWLIIETIIFKKATLLGAASGAIAGLVAITPAAGFVDVSGSLIIGIVGSIVAFFGVAMLKKKLGYDDSLDAFGIHFLAGMWGAVATGIFALNDKDLLWSGPLKDADDRLAQIFVQFESIAVVGIYTLIGTIVVYYIASMLTKGARVTEEEERQGLDESLHGERGFNL from the coding sequence ATGAAAAAGTGGGTTTTATTAACTTCACTAATGAGTTCTTTAGCTTTTGCTGAAGAGGTAACGGAGCCAGCTGTATTAAATACAGGAAATACTGCTTGGATGATGATGTCAACTGCATTGGTATTTTTAATGACACCAATTGGTTTAGCATTATTCTACTCTGGTATGACAAGAGTAAAAAATGTTTTAAATACATATTTAATGGTATTTGGTGCATTTACTATTTCGTTTATAGCATGGATTATAGCAGGTTTTTCAATCGGATTTGGAACAGTAGAGGGATCATTAAATGAATTCATTGGTGGATTTTCTCACATAATGTTAAGTGGTATTAGTTGGTCTGACCTTTCAGCTGAAACAGGACAAACATATCCAAAGTTTGTGTTCATTGTATTTCAAGGTACTTTTGCAGCTATTACAATAGCAATTGCAGCTGGTTCAGTTATTGAAAGAATGAAGTTTTCTACTTGGATGATTTTTGCATTTATTTGGACGATAGTTGTTTATGCTCCAATTGTACACATGGTTTGGGGTGGAGGATACCTATTTAATGAAGGTGCTTTAGACTTTGCTGGTGGAACAGTTGTTCATATGAATGGTGGTTTAGCTGGTTTAGTTCTTGCAATTTTACTTGGTAAAAGAAATGATTATCCAAAAACTGCGATGAAACCTGCAAGTATCATCTTAACGGCTGTTGGTGCAGGTTTATTATGGTTTGGATGGTATGGATTTAATGGTGGTTCAGCATTTGGTGCAAATGAAATAGCTGGTCTTGCTTACCTTACAACAACTATAGCAACGTCAATTGCAGCTATTACTTGGTTGATTATTGAAACAATTATATTTAAAAAAGCTACTCTTTTAGGTGCAGCTTCAGGTGCAATAGCAGGTTTAGTAGCTATTACTCCAGCAGCAGGATTTGTTGATGTTAGTGGTTCTTTAATAATAGGTATAGTTGGTTCTATTGTAGCATTCTTTGGAGTTGCTATGTTGAAGAAAAAACTTGGATATGATGATAGTTTAGATGCATTTGGTATTCACTTCCTTGCTGGTATGTGGGGAGCAGTTGCAACAGGAATCTTTGCTCTAAATGATAAAGATCTTTTATGGTCTGGTCCATTAAAAGATGCTGATGATAGATTAGCTCAAATTTTTGTTCAATTTGAATCAATAGCAGTTGTAGGTATCTATACATTAATCGGAACAATAGTTGTTTACTATATAGCTTCAATGTTAACAAAAGGTGCAAGAGTTACTGAAGAAGAAGAAAGACAAGGTCTTGATGAGTCGTTACACGGTGAACGTGGATTTAACCTATAA
- a CDS encoding P-II family nitrogen regulator has translation MKKIEVIIKPFKLEDVKEALVSIDVSGMTISDVKGYGRQQGHSELYRGAEYVVDFLPKIKIEVTVKDDMVDKVIKVISEAAKTGKIGDGKIFVHDISKVVRIRTGETNEDAL, from the coding sequence ATGAAAAAGATAGAAGTAATAATAAAACCTTTTAAACTAGAAGATGTTAAAGAGGCGTTAGTAAGTATTGATGTGTCAGGTATGACAATTAGCGATGTTAAAGGATATGGAAGACAACAAGGTCATAGTGAACTTTACAGAGGTGCTGAATATGTTGTTGATTTCTTACCAAAAATTAAGATTGAAGTTACAGTAAAAGATGATATGGTTGATAAAGTTATCAAAGTTATCTCTGAAGCTGCAAAAACAGGAAAAATTGGTGATGGAAAAATCTTTGTTCATGATATTTCTAAAGTTGTTAGAATTAGAACTGGTGAAACAAATGAGGATGCATTATAA